The Papaver somniferum cultivar HN1 chromosome 3, ASM357369v1, whole genome shotgun sequence genome includes a region encoding these proteins:
- the LOC113360324 gene encoding uncharacterized protein LOC113360324: MVERKGIHPTHLLFANDVFIFCNGDKKSILNLMKLLEDYQKCSGQIINKQKTKLFIDGASDLRKSQLREMIQMERIAFLYKYLGVILCVGRVKVSTIWPMVELMQRKLATWKASIIKTCEKIIRIFLWSGDGDTRKYIKFSWKNVCTPLKEGGLGIPRLENLNKVFLMKMMWKINNSKEDWDLFFQATYKDKNGQWISKWQLSSVWPGLKWAWETLKEDVRWRSGDGFGVVVRDSECQVVATLSGGIRVASNYLAETYGVIAMELAV, encoded by the exons ATGGTTGAAAGGAAAGGTATACATCCAACTCACTTACTATTTGCAAATGATGTTTTCATTTTCTGTAATGGTGATAAGAAGAGTATTCTAAATTTGATGAAGTTGCTTGAAGATTATCAAAAGTGTTCTGGTCAGATAATAAACAAACAGAAGACCAAATTGTTCATTGATGGTGCTTCTGATCTGAGGAAAAGTCAGCTTAGAGAAATGATTCAAATGGAAAGAATTGCATTTCTCTATAAATATCTTGGAGTTATTCTATGTGTTGGAAGAGTAAAAGTCTCAACAATATGGCCTATGGTAGAATTGATGCAAAGGAAACTTGCTACATGGAAGG CATCAATAATTAAAACCTGTGAAAAGATCATAAGAATttttctttggtctggtgatgGGGACACAaggaaatacatcaaattttcttGGAAAAATGTATGCACACCACTGAAAGAAGGAGGTTTGGGTATTCCAAGACTTGAGAATTTGAATAAGGTTTTTCtcatgaagatgatgtggaaaaTTAATAACTCCAAAGAAGATTGGGATTTGTTCTTTCAAGCTAcatataaagataaaaatgggCAATGGATCTCCAAGTGGCAGTTATCTTCAGTGTGGCCAGGTTTGAAATGGGCTTGGGAAACCCTTAAAGAAGATGTTAGATGGAGAAGTGGTGATG GTTTTGGTGTTGTAGTAAGGGATTCAGAATGTCAGGTGGTTGCAACTCTTTCTGGTGGTATTAGAGTAGCTTCAAACTATTTGGCAGAAACTTATGGTGTCATAGCAATGGAATTAGCTGTTTaa